CGGAACGTTAGCAGATTTGCGCACACTTGTCGACGGGGCGCATAGCCGGGGCATGGCGGTAATCCTGGATTGGGTGGTAAACCAAACTTCCTGGGATCATCCTTGGATTACGCAACACCCCGACTGGTACGTGCGGAACGCCAGCGGCGTTATTCAACAATTGGGATCGTACTCGGATGTGGCGGCGCTGGATGTGAACAATGTAGACGTGCGCAACGCCATGATCAAGGCGATGCGCTACTGGATTTTCGCGGCCAACGTAGATGGTTTCCGGTGTGACTTTGCGGACAATCCAGGGCTTGATTTCTGGAAGCAAACGATAGATAACCTAAGAAGCATAAAATCCCATAGGCTGGTTATGCTGGCCGAAGGCGAGCGGGTAGAAAATTTTAATGCTGGATTTGATTTAAACTATGGCTTTAAGTTTTACAATAACGCGCTGAAACCCATCCATGCGGGTGCTCCGGTGACCACTATTCAAACCGCAACGGATACAGAGTACACCTACGCCAACAGTACGCAACAGGTAGCCCGTTACACCGGAAACCACGACACAAACGGTTCGGAAGGCACTCCGCTTGAGGTATTCGGCGGCACGGCCGGGGTAATGGCGAACTTCGTGGTGTCCGCTTACATGAAAGGCGTCCCTTTTGTATACAACGGCCAGGAAGTGGCCTTTGCTAAAAGAATACCTTTCCCCTGGGACGGGGTGAAGATCGACTGGGGGCAAAATGCCACTGTTACCGAAGAATTTAAAAACGTTATCGGTTTTAGAAACAGCAGCACGGCCATCCGGCGGGGCGCAATGGCTAACTATTCCGATTTGAATGTTTGCGCTTTTACAAAAATAGCCGGCACCGAAAAAGTCTTGGTGTTTTCTAATCTCAGAGCCACGGCTTCGGCATACACTGTGCCGGCGGCTTTGGCCGGCACCTACCAAGACGCTTACACCGGCGCTGCCGTGACCTTGACCGCCGGCGCTCCCCTGGCTTTGAAAGGCTTTGAGTACCGTACGCTAACCACCATGAATGCTCCGGCTTTTACCCGGATAGCCGTGTCGCCCCTGAACACCATCATTGTTGCTGGTACTACCACACAACTTACGGCAACCGTAACCCCGTTGGCTGCCAAAAATCGACCAGTAACCTGGAGTTCCAGCAATACCACGCTAGCTACCGTTACTCCATCCGGCTTGGTTACCGGCATCGCCCCGGGCAGTGTCACCATCACGGCTACTACTAACGGGAATAAAACCGCCACCTCGGCCATTACAGTTGTGGAACCCAACAGGTTCACGGTCAACTTTTTCAAGCCAGCGGGTTGGGGCGCGGGCGTAAATGTGTACTGGTACAACGCACAGCCGGCCGGTTCACTGCCCAGCCCTTCCTGGCCTGGCGCAAGCATGACTACTACTGGGGACGGCTGGTATAGCTACACGTTTAGCAATATCTCCTCTATAACAGTTATTTTCAACGATGGCACCCGTCAATCAGCCGATTTAACCAGGAACAAAACTGGTTGGTATGTAAATGGTACTTGGTACGATACCAAACCGGTAGTTTCAACTAATACGTTTACAGTCAACTTCTTCAAGCCAGCAGGTTGGGGGGCGGGCGTAAATGTGTACTGGTACAACGCGCTGCCAGTCAGTGCGCCGCTTAGCCCTTCCTGGCCTGGCGCAAGCATGACGGATAACGGGGATGGCTGGTATAGCTACACGTTTACCAATACAGATTCTGCGGTTCTCATCTTCAATGACGGCACCAATCAGGCAGCCGATGGTATCCGGGATAGAACTGGTTGGTATGTAAATGGTACCTGGTACGACACCAAGCCGCAAATTCCAAGCAATGGTTTTATGGTCAACTTCTTTAAGCCATCGAACTGGGCAACAGGCGTAAATGTGTACTGGTACAATGCCGAGCCGGCCGGTTCGCTGCCGAGCCCTTCCTGGCCCGGCGTAAGCATGACTCCTAGCGGGGATGGCTGGTATAGTTATACATTTAAGAACATTTCTTCTGCCATTCTCATCTTCAATGACGGCACCAATCAGACACCTGATGGTATCAGGGATAGAACCGGCTGGTATTTTAACGGTACCTGGTACGACACCAAACCCGATATTGCTATTAGTGCGGCCACTAGTAATTTACTTGGTGCTAATTCGGCCGTTAAAGCACCTGCTATCGAAGCCAAAGCAACTGATAAGCCCGATTTTATACAAATATTTCCCAATCCGGCACAGGATAATACATTTACTATCTTCATACCCGGATTGCATGATAATGAACTAGCAACGCTTTCCGTGCTGGATGTAAACGGAAGAATAGCGTTGAGGACGCAGGTGCATCAATTAGCCAGAATCAGCCATAATCTGAAGGCAGGAATGTATATGGTCCGGATAAGTACCAGAGAAACGAATATTATAAAAAAGCTTATTGTGGAGTAGGGCTAAAGTGGCCTCACGATGTTGCTCCCCCACCAGCCCGTCCGCCACCCGGCTCTGCGGCTGCTCGATGGGTTGGGCCGCACTGTACCCAACCGCGAAGCCGTGCACGCTGACCAACGACTAAACGTGGCTGGCTTACCTGACGGCCTATATCTGCTACACGCCACAGACGGTGGCTTTGCTTACACCGGCAAGTTTGCTATTGAACAGGGCTGCTTGCCAGCTGGGCTAGTGGTTGACCGGCTGCAATGCAGACGAACAGCCGAGTAGAGCGGTTGTATAAAGAAAACGGTAAACGGATGCACTTGTCGGGCGCGTTGCTCAGGCGTAATGGTACGGCTAAGGTAACCGAGCTTATCAACACCGATCTGAGCGGCTACTAGCCGTCTGCACGAGCCGCATGGCCTCCGACTACCCTTTCACCGATAGCGCCGTCGCCCACTACGGCGCGGCGCTAGTGTATTACCGCCTGTGCCAAGCCGACCAGGATGGCACCAGCCACTTCGCACCTTTGCCTCCGACGCCCCGACCTGGGCGCTGACCGCCTACCCTATCCCCTGGGCCGAGGACCTCAGTGCCCAGCCCAGCAGCGAGTCGAGCCCGCTAGTCCTTACCCTGCTCGGTGCAGCGGGCCACACTGTGCCGCAGCAGTCGACGACCCGCAAGCCGGTCATTCAACTAATTGGCTTGCCGGCTGCGGTGTCCTTGCCCCCGGCGCCTATGGTGCGGGTGCAGCAAAATGGTCGCATCCGCACCATGCGCGTGGTGCGTCAGTAGTACTGGTTTTTTTTACTTTTCCCATCCCCAGCATAAAGAAGTTGAAAGGCTCATTTTTACCTGCGGCCGTAGGTCGGCGGCTCGCGGCCGTGGCTATACTCATGGGGCTTAGCGTTACGGCGGCCCAAGCGCAACAGGTCATTCTGGAAGGCTTCTGGTGGAAATACAAGAACAATAACTATCCCGATGGGTGGGCTAATTACGGTGCCGACCTGGCCCCGCGTCTCAAGGCGATGGGCATCAACGCCGTGTGGATGCCACTGAACCTGAAAACGTGGATGCCGACCAACGAGGTTTATTCAAATGGCTATTCGCCCTTTGACAACTACGACCTCGGCGATAAGTATCAGCACGGTAAGCTGCGCACTAACTCCGGCACGAAGGATGAGTTGCTGCGGTGCGTGGCCATTCTGCACGCCAATGGCATCGATGTGGTGCAGGACATCGTGCTTAAGTAGTCGCGCAAAAGTAATCGCATAAAAACGGAGACGTTAAATTTGGTGCATGCGCGCCCCCCTTGCCTTAACCCCCGACGAAGTCACCACCCTCGACGCGTGTAGCCACCACGCCCGCCATCCCCGCCAGCGCCGCCGCGCCCAAGCCGTACTGGGCCACCACCGGGGCCAGACCCTGAACCAATTGGCGGCCTTCTTTGCCGTCCGCTACGCCACCGTCCACGGGTGGCTCAGCGCGTGGCGCGGCCAGGGCCTGGCGGGCCTGCTCGAAGGCCAACGGGCCGGCCGGCCCCCCAAACTGCCCCCGGCGGCCCAAAAAAAGTAAGGGCCTGGCTCGGCCCCGCCCCCCAACAGTTGCGGCGCTGGATTCCGCGCCTGCGCCGCGCCTTTGGCATCAAGCTGCACCTGAGCACGTTGCGCCGGCTGGCGCGCGCCGCCGGCTACGCCTGGAAGCGCTGCCGGCGCTCCTTGCGGGCCCAGCGCGACCCGGCCGCTTTTGCCGCCTGCCAAGCCCGGTTGCGGGACCTGCACCGGGCCGAGGCCTGCGGCGAAGTGGCCGTGGTCTCCGTCGACGAGTGCCGCTGCTCGCGCCAGGCCCCCGTGCCCTACGCCTGGCAGCGCCGCGGCCAGCCCCCGGTAGCGCTGCCCGCCGTACGCGGCCGCGGCGGACATGCCGTGCTGGGCTTCTGGCAGGCCCACGCCCCCGGCCAGCCCCTGCAGGCCTACGTGCGGGCCGGGGCCCTCACCGCCGACCTGTTCGTGCTGGCCGTCACGGACTTCGCCCAGTCCCTGGACCGCCCCACCGTCCTGGTGCTGGACAACGCCTCGATTCACCGGGCCCACGTGGTCCGCGCCTGCCACGCCGCATGGGCGGCGAAGGGCCTGAGCCTGCTGTTCTTGCCGCCCTACAGCCCGGAACTCAACCGTATCGAACTGCTCTGGCACCGCTGCAAGCACTATTGGGTGCGGCCGGAGGACTACCAATCCGACCACACCTTGCTTCAACGCATCGAACACGTCCTGATCCGAATCGGAAAAAATTATACGGTTACTTTTGCGTGACTACTTAATCATCTGGATGGGGCCGGCTCAGACGACAGCTACACCGGAGGCCAGGACCCGGCCGCCGCGGACGACGGCGCAACCAATCGGATGAAGAACTTTCACTACGTGAGCTACACCTCGCCGGCCAGCAGCGAGACGGCCGCCAACTACCTGGCCCGGACCGGTCGGTTTCCTAAAAACTGGTAGAATTTCAATCCCAACCCTGGTAACAATTCGATCACCGGCGACCGGCGACTGGAATGCCCCTTACTTCGGTCCGGATATAAGCTACTACCCCGGCTCTTACGGCCAGAGCTCCAACGCTGCCTATAACCCCGGGCAGGCCAGCGACTACATGCGCAACAGCACCCGGGGCTGGCTGGTGTGGTACAAGAAGCAAGTGAGCTTTGACGGCATGCGCCTGGGTGCAGTAAAGCTGTTCCCGGACTTTGCCACGGATGATTTTCTTAGCAGCCTGCAAACCAGCGCTGACTGGACCAGCGGCGGCGCTACCATGTTTGCCGTGGGCGAATATGCCCAAGCTACCACGGCGGCAATGGACCAGTGGGCGGCCAACGTTAACAACCGCGCCGGCACCTTCGACTTTTAGCTGCGCGGTGGCCTGCTCGCGCTCGTCAACGGCAATGGCGCCTTCAACATCGGTTCGCTGCCTGGCTACCAGCAGGGCACCCGCGTGGTCACCATCAACGGCACTACGGTGCATCGCACGGTGCCGTTCGTCAACAACCACGACACCTTTCGGCCCAACGTCGATGCCAGCGGCAACTACGTCAGCTGGGATACGGGCGGGGAGCTGTACCCGCACATCGACCCCGCCGACCCGCGCCTTTCGGCCCAGCCCTGGCCGTGGACGGCTCGCCCCAAATCTTCTTCAAAGACCTGTTCAGCATCGGCACCACCGGCAAGCGCTTCACTCATAATCCCGCAGTGCCACTGGCCTGCCTGCCCGCTCTGATATTGAAAACTTGATTTGGTGCCACCAGAACCTGCATTTCAAAGACAGTGCCTATCTCTACCTTAGCATCTTTCGTGAACTGGTGGCCCAGCCCGCCCGAAGTGCGGTTCTGGTTGAAGATTTTGTTTTGCACGTTCGGCCCAAAGGCCGTAAACAGCTCATCGTAGACGTTCAAATACTACTCGCCATCGTCGAGGGTTGTCCTTTGCAGGGCCAACGCGCCGGCCAGGTAGTAGCGAATGCGGTTCTGATAGGTCCATTTCGCCACCGCGCCCTCGCCGCCGTCCGTGCGCGTGCCCAGCCAGCGCTGCTCCAGGCGCAGGCGCTGCGTGGGCCCGAGCCGGCCCAGCGGGGTGGTGAGGGTCGCGTCTTCGTAGAGCCGGTTTTCCGGCGAGGCCCGCCGCCCCGCCACGGCGGGGTAGTCGCCGTAGCGGAAGCTCTGGAAGTACGTGTAGCCGCCCGACACCTTCACCCGGTCGGTGAGGGTGCGGCCCAGGCCCAGCCGCGAGAGCTGGTTCTGCGGCACCCGCAGCCAGTGCATCCGCCGCGCCTGGTACTCGGTGTGCAGCGTCCACTTCCGGGCAATCTGGTGGTCGCCCACGTACACAAACCAGGCGATGGTGTTGCGGTCGTTCAGGCGGTTGTTCTGGCCGTAGCCGGCCGCCGAGCAGGAGTAGAAGCGTTTTCATTTGATGAGCGCCTGAAGCAGCTGGTTGGCAAAAGCCTACTTGGTGTCGCGCACGCGCCGGGCCAGCAGGGCCAGCAGCAGGCTACCGCCAACGGCCACCGGCAGCGCCAGCGCCCCCCGCTGCACCAGCAGCGCGCCCCCGGCCAGGGCCCCGCCAACAAAGGCCAGCCAGACCGAGAAGAGCCCCGGCCAGCCTTTCGCCGGGGCGTGGCCGCTCACCAGGTCGGCCAGGCCCCGGCCGATTTGCATGAGCGTGCCCGTCACGTACCCCAGGCTGACCGACACGCTGCCTTCCTTGTGCACCGTGGCCGTGAGCACGCCCATTGCCAGCGCGAGACAGGCAATGGCCCCGGCCGGCCAGGCCCCGGCCCCCAACAGCAAGGCGGCCACCACAAGCAAAACGAGCGTGCGGCTCCACTGCCCGGCCCAACGGGAGAGCAGGTTGCCGCCCATCACGCCCGTCACGTACAGGGCGACGACCCCGAACAGCAGCACGATTTTGCTGGCGCTGTGCTGGGCCAGGGCCACGCCCAGCGCGGTGGTGTTGCCGCTCATAAACGAGACGTACAGCTTGTCATAGCGCAGGTAGCTGATGGCATCGACGTAGCCCGAGAGCGTCACCAGCGCCAGCGTGAAGCTCTGTGTAGCTAGGAGCGCGATGGCCGGCCCAGCCGCCGCGGCCGGGGCAGGGGCCGCCGCGGGCACGGCGGCTGGGCCGGCCGCCGCGGCGGGGCCAGAAGAAATAGTTGCCATAGGATTGGGAAGTAGGGTTTCGTGGAATACTCGTTCGGGCGGGCACTTTACCCCCTAACCCCCTCTCTTTTGGAGAGGGGGCAGAGCTGTTGCGTTCTGGCGCAGGGCGATAACGCGAGAACGTAATAGCTCTGGGGCTATGCCCCGGAGGGGTCTCGTGAGGTTACCCGCGCAGGGCGCTTAGCCCTTGACCACGACGGCCGCCTTCTTTTGCAGGTGCGCGATAAAGTCGTCGCCCAGCTGCAAGTGGGCTTTCACCAGCGCGGGCGGGGTTAGGGCCAGCCACTGATTGAGCGAGAAATCGGCGTAGCGCGCGCTCTTGAACACTTCCAGAAAGCGCAGCGTGGTCGTGCCGGTGTTCTCGATGTAGTGGCCCATGGCGAAGGGCACGGCCCCCACGTCGCCGGCCTGGAAATCGAAGGTGCGGGCCTTGCCGCCCGAAGCGAACACGCCCATGCGGGCCTGCCCTTCCAGGTAGTACTGCCACTCGTCGGTGTTCGAGTGCCAGTGCAGCTCGCGCATCCCGCCCGGCTCGACTTCCACCAGCGCGGCGGCCACGGTCTTCGAGATGGGAAAAACGCTCGAATCCACGATGGTGGCCGTGCCGCCGGGCAGCTGCTGGGGCTTCTGGTCCGACATGTGGTAGGAATACTGCGTCGGCGAGGCGCCCTGCGGGGAGGCGATGCGGTCTTGGTCGAGCGGGCCGGGCGCGGGGGCCGGGAAAATCCACCACTCCTTGGTGGGCAGGTTCTTCAGCGACGCCTCCGGCACGCCAAAGTTCTTGGCAATCACCGAGCGGGGCACGTGCGCGAGCCAGTCGGTGAGCAAAAAGGTGTCGTTTTCGGAAAACGTGCCGTCGTCGAACACCAGCAGAAACTCGCAGCCTTCGGCCAGGGCCTGAATGGAGTGCGGGATGCCGGGCGGGAAGTACCACAGGTCCCCTACCCCCACGTCGTCCACGAAGTTGCGGCCCTGCTCGTCGATGGCCGTGATGCGGGCGCGGCCCACCGTCATGTAGGCCCACTCGGCCTGCTTGTGCCAGTGCATTTCGCGCACGCCGGTTTCGTGCTCGCCCCCGTTGAGGCGCATGTTCACGCCGGCCAGCTCCGTGGCAATGGGCAGGGCCAGCTCGGTCACCTCGCGGGCCCAGCCGCCGGGTTCGAGGCGGTTGTGCGAGTCGGAGAACGAGTAGCGCAAGTTCGGCACCGTGCCGTGGTCGGTGATGGGGGCAGCGAGCAGGTCAGGGTTCTGCCGGTCGCGCTCAAGGTTGCGCGGGCCGGGGTCGGTACCGCCGCGGGCACCGTCCAGCGGTTGGGGGATGGGGGCGGCCGGCGGCGCGAGGTCCGGGGCGGCGGGTTGGGGGGAAGCCATGTGGTTGGGGGAGAGGGATTGAAAGTGGGGGAAATTGAAAAAAGCTAGGGAGATAAGGGAGCTGGCCGCCGCCGGGCCCGGCCGCCGCTAGCCGCGGTAGCTCACGCGCCAGATGACGCCCGCCCCGTCGTCGGCGATGAGCAGCGAGCCGTCGGCGGCCGTGATGACGCCCACCGGGCGGCCCCACACCTGCGGGGTGCCCGCCTGGCCGGGGTTGAGCTGCCAGCCCGTCACGAAGTCCTCGTAGCTGGCCCCGCGCCCGTCGGGGCCGGCGGTGGCGGGCGCGCCCGTCATCTTGTTCATGCGCACGCGCACCACCTTGTAGCCGGTGCCCACCGAGCGGTTCCAGGAGCCGCGCATGGCGATGAACAGGTCGTTGCGGGCGTCGGCCGGAAACATCGCGCCGGTGTAGAAGGCGAGGCCGATGGCGGCCGAGTGCGGCTCAAACAGCACCTCCGGGGTGCGGGTGCTGGCCACCTGAGCCGGCAGCGGGCCGCTGATGCGGGGGTCGCGGTTGGTGGGGGCCAGGTACACCCAGGGGTAGCCAAAGAAGCTGCCGCGGGGCAGCACCGTGGCGTAGTCGGGCACGAGGCCGTCGCCCAGCTCGTCGCGCTCGTTCACGGCCAGCCAGATTTCGCCGGGCCGGGCCGGGTTCACGTCGATGCCCAGCGGGCTGCGCGTGCCCGACGCGTAGGTGAGGCCCCCGCTGCCATCGAGGTTGAACTCCTGCACCGTGGCGCGGGTGTCCTGCTCCACCGCCACGTTCTGCGACGAGCCAATGGGCACGTACATCTTGTTGTTCAGAATCAGCAGCGTCCGGTAGGCGTGCTGGCCCCCTTCGGGGATGGTCACCAGCTTGGTGGGAGCCCCGCTGGCTTTGGTCTGGCCGCTGGCGTAGTCGTAGCGGTAGACGGCCCCCGAGCAGGCCACGTAGAGGTAATTGCCCTGAAAAGCCAGGCCCATCGGCCGGTCCAGCAGGCCCTGCGAGGCCCAGGTGCCCACCGAGTCGGCGGCCCCGGTCGAATTGGCGCGCAGCACCATAATCTGGTTATTATCGCCCTGGGCCACGAACACGTCGCCGTTGGGGGCGATGGCCAGCCCGCGGCCATTCATTACCCGTTCCCGAAAGATGTTGACAACGTAGCCGGCCGGCACCTGCAGCGTGGCCCCGGCCGGGCGCTTCATCAGCACCTGGGGGTAGTTGGTGGCCACGGTGGTGGCATACGGAGCTGGCAGGCCCGCCACCCGAATAGTCGACACGGCGGGCGTGAGCGTCGTCGTCAGAAAATCCGTGGACTGCGGGGTGGCGCTATCGCCGTCTTTCTTGCAAGCCGCCAGGGCCAGCAGCGCGCCCGCTAGGAATAAGCTGTAGTTTTTCATAGACATTTTAGTAGACATTTTAGGGCTAAGGGCAAAATCGTGGGAATGGAAAAATGGGCCTCGCGCGCGGTCCCCTCGCCGCCCCTGGTTGCGGCGGCGAGGGGCGGCGGGGGGAGGCACGCACGCTAGGCCGACACGCGCTCCAGCACCGGCCGGCCCCAGTGCCGGGCCCCCACGGCGGCCACAAACTGCTGGATGGCGGCCCCTTGCTGGCCGCCGTCGCGCGCCGACACGACCCCGAGCTGGTTCAGGGCTGCGCCCTCGGGCAGGGCGGCGGTCAGCAGGCCCGTGGCGTCGCCCAAGGCGGCTAGGGCTTTTCCATA
This genomic stretch from Hymenobacter sp. PAMC 26628 harbors:
- a CDS encoding starch-binding protein; amino-acid sequence: MRIMYAKGRTQVLALLTAIFTVVCSTVFAQDPGQYSTPFKGVPDTRDITVYQVNTRAFSPGSNLAGVTARLDEISDLGSNVVYLMPVFPVGTDARSKVASSASPYCIKDFTAVGTEYGTLADLRTLVDGAHSRGMAVILDWVVNQTSWDHPWITQHPDWYVRNASGVIQQLGSYSDVAALDVNNVDVRNAMIKAMRYWIFAANVDGFRCDFADNPGLDFWKQTIDNLRSIKSHRLVMLAEGERVENFNAGFDLNYGFKFYNNALKPIHAGAPVTTIQTATDTEYTYANSTQQVARYTGNHDTNGSEGTPLEVFGGTAGVMANFVVSAYMKGVPFVYNGQEVAFAKRIPFPWDGVKIDWGQNATVTEEFKNVIGFRNSSTAIRRGAMANYSDLNVCAFTKIAGTEKVLVFSNLRATASAYTVPAALAGTYQDAYTGAAVTLTAGAPLALKGFEYRTLTTMNAPAFTRIAVSPLNTIIVAGTTTQLTATVTPLAAKNRPVTWSSSNTTLATVTPSGLVTGIAPGSVTITATTNGNKTATSAITVVEPNRFTVNFFKPAGWGAGVNVYWYNAQPAGSLPSPSWPGASMTTTGDGWYSYTFSNISSITVIFNDGTRQSADLTRNKTGWYVNGTWYDTKPVVSTNTFTVNFFKPAGWGAGVNVYWYNALPVSAPLSPSWPGASMTDNGDGWYSYTFTNTDSAVLIFNDGTNQAADGIRDRTGWYVNGTWYDTKPQIPSNGFMVNFFKPSNWATGVNVYWYNAEPAGSLPSPSWPGVSMTPSGDGWYSYTFKNISSAILIFNDGTNQTPDGIRDRTGWYFNGTWYDTKPDIAISAATSNLLGANSAVKAPAIEAKATDKPDFIQIFPNPAQDNTFTIFIPGLHDNELATLSVLDVNGRIALRTQVHQLARISHNLKAGMYMVRISTRETNIIKKLIVE
- a CDS encoding helix-turn-helix domain-containing protein, whose product is MRAPLALTPDEVTTLDACSHHARHPRQRRRAQAVLGHHRGQTLNQLAAFFAVRYATVHGWLSAWRGQGLAGLLEGQRAGRPPKLPPAAQKK
- a CDS encoding IS630 family transposase — encoded protein: MRRWIPRLRRAFGIKLHLSTLRRLARAAGYAWKRCRRSLRAQRDPAAFAACQARLRDLHRAEACGEVAVVSVDECRCSRQAPVPYAWQRRGQPPVALPAVRGRGGHAVLGFWQAHAPGQPLQAYVRAGALTADLFVLAVTDFAQSLDRPTVLVLDNASIHRAHVVRACHAAWAAKGLSLLFLPPYSPELNRIELLWHRCKHYWVRPEDYQSDHTLLQRIEHVLIRIGKNYTVTFA
- a CDS encoding YoaK family protein, producing MATISSGPAAAAGPAAVPAAAPAPAAAAGPAIALLATQSFTLALVTLSGYVDAISYLRYDKLYVSFMSGNTTALGVALAQHSASKIVLLFGVVALYVTGVMGGNLLSRWAGQWSRTLVLLVVAALLLGAGAWPAGAIACLALAMGVLTATVHKEGSVSVSLGYVTGTLMQIGRGLADLVSGHAPAKGWPGLFSVWLAFVGGALAGGALLVQRGALALPVAVGGSLLLALLARRVRDTK
- a CDS encoding oxalate decarboxylase family bicupin; translation: MASPQPAAPDLAPPAAPIPQPLDGARGGTDPGPRNLERDRQNPDLLAAPITDHGTVPNLRYSFSDSHNRLEPGGWAREVTELALPIATELAGVNMRLNGGEHETGVREMHWHKQAEWAYMTVGRARITAIDEQGRNFVDDVGVGDLWYFPPGIPHSIQALAEGCEFLLVFDDGTFSENDTFLLTDWLAHVPRSVIAKNFGVPEASLKNLPTKEWWIFPAPAPGPLDQDRIASPQGASPTQYSYHMSDQKPQQLPGGTATIVDSSVFPISKTVAAALVEVEPGGMRELHWHSNTDEWQYYLEGQARMGVFASGGKARTFDFQAGDVGAVPFAMGHYIENTGTTTLRFLEVFKSARYADFSLNQWLALTPPALVKAHLQLGDDFIAHLQKKAAVVVKG
- a CDS encoding PQQ-dependent sugar dehydrogenase → MKNYSLFLAGALLALAACKKDGDSATPQSTDFLTTTLTPAVSTIRVAGLPAPYATTVATNYPQVLMKRPAGATLQVPAGYVVNIFRERVMNGRGLAIAPNGDVFVAQGDNNQIMVLRANSTGAADSVGTWASQGLLDRPMGLAFQGNYLYVACSGAVYRYDYASGQTKASGAPTKLVTIPEGGQHAYRTLLILNNKMYVPIGSSQNVAVEQDTRATVQEFNLDGSGGLTYASGTRSPLGIDVNPARPGEIWLAVNERDELGDGLVPDYATVLPRGSFFGYPWVYLAPTNRDPRISGPLPAQVASTRTPEVLFEPHSAAIGLAFYTGAMFPADARNDLFIAMRGSWNRSVGTGYKVVRVRMNKMTGAPATAGPDGRGASYEDFVTGWQLNPGQAGTPQVWGRPVGVITAADGSLLIADDGAGVIWRVSYRG